ACCAGGTGATCGCGTAGCCGCGGTGATCGACCGGACTCACCGGGCGAGCCATCTCTCCGATCGGAAAGCCTCCCGACTCGTTCTCCACCGACTGCACCATCGCTCCGACGAGAGCGTACGGGATCTGGGAGTTCAGCTTCGCGACCAGGCTCGGACGATCCGGGCTGAAGCGCGGAAAGTAGGTCCGACGCGGCTCGCGCGACCCGGGCACGGCCTCGCGAAGCGCCAGTGGCAGCAATAGCCCCCGGACGGTCACGACCTCGCTCTCGCCGCTCGGCGGCGGCATGAAGCGCGGCGTCTCCGCCTGCGGAATCCAGCCGCGGTCGACCAAGAGCCGCGGAGCGTCGGCCGCCGCGCCCTCTCTACGCAGCGGCGTGAACACGCGCGCGCCGAGCGCGTGCCCGCGTTCGACGGGTCCGACCAGAATGGTGTCGGCGAGTTCGAAGCGGCCGCGGACCTCGGTGCGCCGGAACGCGAAATCGTCCGGATTCGCTTCCGCCTCGGCGAGCTCGACCGCCGGGAGCGCGATCCGCGCGCTCTTCTCGGCGAGGTCGGCCGTGCGCCAGAGATGCCGGCGAACCTGCCAGGTGCCGAGCGAGCAGAACGCGAGCACGCAGACCATCGTGAGGATCGTGAGACCGCGCGCGGGGCGAAAGCCGGTCATCGCTCAGGTCCCCGCGGGAGTCGCATCGGCGAGCGCGGCGATCTCGTCGCGCATCTGCGCCGCGGTCTGCTCCAGACCCAACCAGCGCCTGGCGATCCGTCCGCGCGCGTCGACGAGGAAGGTGGCGATCGCGTGATCGATGTTCCCGTCGGGAGCGCGGAGCGTGCCGACGCCCCAGCTCCGGACGACCTCCGAGACCTCTGCCTCCGGTCCGGTCAGGAACGACCAGCCGGACAGATCCGCGCCGCGCGCGCGCGCGTAGGCTGTGAGCGCCTCCGGGGAGTCGTTTGCGGGGTCGAGCGAGATCGAGACGAAGTGGACTCGTTCGCGAATTCCCGGCGACAGGAGTCGCTGCAGCTCGACGTGACGAGACGTCAGGATCGGGCAAGGTCCGCCGCAGCGCGTGAAGATGAAATCGACCAACAGGTTCTCACCAGCGAGATCGCCGAGCGAGACGCGCTTGCCCTCGTGGTCGATCAGCGAGAATCCCGGCGCCGGGTCGCGCTCGCGCCGCATCGAGGCCAGTGACGGCGCTCTCGAGGCACCGCTTCGCGAGCCCGCGCTCCGGACCGCGACGATCCGATAGCTCTGCTCCGTGACCTCGAGATCAAACTCGATGTGCTGTCCCGGCGAGAGCTTCGCGAGCACCGCTGGATCGGGAACGTCGAATCGCATCGTCATCGCCGACATCAGGCCTGGGATCTCGTCGTGCTCGATCACGGCCTGGCCATTCACCACGTCCACCTCGTGCACGACGCCGTGTCCCGCGTAGACGCGGCTCCCCGAGCAGCCCTGAAGCAGGGCGAGCAGCGCGCAGGCGAGAAGCGCGCGATGGGTCAATGCCCCTCGGCGTCTGCGAGCTGCCGCGCGCGTCTGCGCAGCCAGAGTGCGAATCCACCGACGAGCCCGAGCGGAAGGGCGATCATGAAGGCAGTGGCGCCGAGGTACGCGATCTGCACGCCCTCGTCCTGCGCCGCTATGCAGAGCGGACAAGCGGCAGCCGATAGCGGCACCGGCCACGCGAGTGCGAAAGCGAACAGCGCCGCCTCGATCCGGCTCCTCATGCCAGGTAGACCCTCCAGTACAGGACCGGCCAGACACCCACGACGAAGTACCAGAAGATCTCGGCCGCGGCCAGCGTCGGCCGCGAGAGATCGCCGCGACGCATCCGCAGCCAGACCCAGCCCAGGACTCCGAGCGCGACGACCGCGTGCAGAGCGTGCATTCCGACGATCAGATAGAAGAAGCTGCCCAGCGCGCTCGAGCGGAGCGTGAGTCCCTGCGCGAGGAGCTGCGCCCACTCGCGTCCCTGCAGCAGCACGAAGCCCGCGCCGAGTGCGAGCGCTCCGAGCAAGAGGCGCTGCGACTGCCTGGCGCGCGCCGCGTGCCGGCGACCGGCCAGGAACAGCAGCGCGCCGCTGGCGAAGAGCAACACGGAGTTGAACGCGGTCTCGCTGGCCGGGAGGCGCGGCTGGTCCAGCGGCGGCCAGATCACCGCGGACCCGCGCATGATCGCGAACGCCGAGATGAAGCCCGCGAAGAACATGATCTCGGTGAGCACGAAGATCGAGACTGCCAGCACCGAGCTCGGCAGCAGCTGGACCCGGGTCGTCGGTCGTGGAGGTTCGCTCCGGCTCAGGGGGATGGGCGCGGCCAAAGAGCAGTACTCCTAGTGGGCTTCCTCGGAGCCGTGCCCGGCGTCGGCTGGGGCCGATGAACCGGCGGTGCCCGCAACCCAGTCCGGCTTGCTCCAGTGGTGGCCGTGCGACTCCATCACGTCGGCGGCGGTGCCCGCGAACAGGAGCAGCATGAAGAGCACCATGGTCAGGACCATGTAGGTCACCAGCTTCGGCGCGACATCGATGTGCATGAAGTTCTTGACCACCAGGTACGCCTTCACGATCGCGATCCCGAAGGCCGTGATCAGAGTGACGACCTTGATCCCGAGCATCGGCCCGGCCACGCTCACGACCAGCAGCGCGAGCAGGATCGCCCAGATCCTCACGTAGTTCGGATGATGCGTGTGCTCGGCGTGCGATGCGTGACCGGCCATCGAAGTGCTCCTACTTCGCGATGTAGAGCAGCGGGAAAAGGAAGATCCAGACGATGTCGACGAAGTGCCAATACAGTCCGATCAGCTCGACCCTCTGCAGCTCGAGATTGCGACGCGCGGTGTTCGCGACGAAGCCCATGATGACCACGCCCGCGATCACGTGCGCCGCGTGGATGCCCGCCGCGGTGTAGTAGAACGACCAGAACGTGTTCGACGCGATCGTGAAGCCGTGCTGGATCTCACTGGTCCACTCGAACGCCTTCACGGTGATGAAGATCAGCCCGCCGCCCATGGTGTACTGCAGCAGACGTGCGGCCTTCGGGCCGTCGCCCGCGTCCGCCGCCTGATGCGCGAGCACCGCCGACAGGCTCGAGGTCAGGAGCACGAACGTGTTGAACGCGCCGATCCACGTGTTGGTGTGCGCAGCCTGCTCCGCGAACGCGTCGTGCGCCAGCCGGTACATGACGTACGAGGCGAGCAGGCCACCGAAGATCACGATCTCCGACGCGATGATCCACCACACTGCCAGACGGCCCGTCGGCATCCCGGCGCTGCTGCGACCCGTCGCGATCGGTCGGCTTGCAGTAGTCAATGTCCCCTCCCCGCCCCTAGCTCGGCACGTTCTGCGGCCAGAAGTCGTCTTTGCGATCGGGAACGCTGTACTCGTACGGGCCGCGGTACACCGTCGGGAGCTCCGGCCAGTTCCCGTGCGGCGGCGGCGAGTCCGTCGTCCACTCCAAGGTGTTGGCGAGCCACGGATTCTTCTCGGCCTTCCGCCCCCAGACCAGACTCGTCAGGAAGTTGTAGAGGAAGACGAGCTGGAATCCGAGCATGACGATCAGCGAGATCGTCGCGAACTGCCGCATGCCGTCCATCATCGGCGTCGTGAGCTCGGGGAAGTTCGAGTAGTCGAAGATGCGCCGGTGATCGCCGAGGACACCCGTGATGAAGAGCGGGATGAAGAGTTCATTGAAGCCGAAGAACGTGCCCCAGAAGTGGATCTTCCCGAGCGTCTCGTTCATGTGCCTTCCAAACATCTTCGGGAACCAGAAGGTGATCCCGGCGAATGCCCCGATGATGGCGATCGGGAAGAACGTGTAGTGGAAGTGCGCGAGCACGAAGTAGGTGTCGTGCAGGTAGATGTCCGCGCCGCTCGCGCCGAGGAAGATCCCCGTCACGCCTCCGATCAGGAACGTGAAGATGAAGCCCAGCGCCCAGAGCATGGGTGTGGCGAGCGTGATCGATCCGCCGTAGAGCGTGGCGATGTAGACGAACATCATCTCCGCGACGGGGATCGAGATGATCAGCGTGGTCACCGTGAAGATGTTCGCCATCCGCGGATCGATCCCCGCCACGAACTGGTGGTGGGCCCAGACCAGGAACGAGAGGATTCCCGTCGCGATCGCCGTGTTCACGACCGTCATGTAGGCAAACAGCTTCTTGCGCGAGAAGACCGTGATGATCTCGGCCGTGATTCCGGTTGCGGGCAGAAGCACGACGTAGACTTCGGGGTGCCCGAAGAACCAGAACAGGTGCTGCCAGAGGATCGGGTCGCCGCCGCGGTTGGGATCGAAGAACGCGGTGCCGAGCTGCTGGTCGAAGAGCATCATGATCGCGCCCGCGACCAGCGGGCCGACCGACGCCATGAACACGACGGTCGCGATCACGATCATCCAGACCACGATCGGGATGTCCTGGTAGCGCATGCCGGGCGCCCGAGCGTTCATGGCCGTCGTGACGAAGTTGATGCCGCCGAGCAGGAACGCAACGAATTCGAGCGCGATCGCGACCAGGAACACGCTCGACCCGGTCCCCGTCAGGCTGTATTCGTCCTTCGACATCAGCGGCGGGTACATCGTCCAGGCGCCGGCGGAGCCGCCACCGTCGACGAAGAACGAGACGAAGAGCACGACCGCCGACAACAGGAAGATCTGATACGAGAGCCGGTTGATCTTCGGGAAGACCATGTCGTCGGCGCCGATCATCAGCGGGATCAGGTAGTTCCCGAACGCCGCGATCAGCACCGGCATCGCCACCCAGAAGATCATGATCGCGCCGTGGTTGGTGACGAGCATGTTGTAGTCGGCGGGCGTGACGAGGCCCCAGCCGGGCACGTTCATGCCGGGAAATGCCATCTGCATGCGGAACACGTACGAGAAGAAGCCGCCCACGATGGCGAGCGCCATTCCGGTGAACATGTACTGGAAGCAGATGATCTTGTGATCGGTCGAGAGCAGGTACTTCCGGACCCAGGACTCCGGCGCGTGATGGACGGCCACCGTTACTCTCCTGCGCCCGACGGGCCGTGAGATGCGATCCAGGCGACGTGAGCCTCGGGTGTCTCGATCACGATGCGGCCGGGCATCAGGCCGTGACCGAAGCCGCAGATCTCGGCGCACTGGATGTCGTGCTCGCCGGTCGCGATCGGCTTGAACCAGCCGGTCACCACGCGGCCCGGAATCGCGTCCTGCTTCAGCCGAAAGACCGGCACCGAGAAGCTGTGGATCACGTCGCGCGACTCGAGCTTGAACTCGTAGGTCTTGCCGACCTGCAGATGCAAGTCATCGACGGTGCGGATGTCGTCCGGCGTGTCGAGTCGCCCGTCCGCGCCCGCGTGCACGAAGCTCCAGGCCCACTGCTGCGCGACGATCCGCACTGTCTCGTCGGTGGGCGGCATGTCCTGCTTGACGATGTACCAGACCCGGATCGCGGCCACGAGGATCACCACGTCGCAGAGCAGCACCAGGTAGTGCGGGTAGCTGATCCACTTCTTCTCGTGGGCGAGCTCGCCGCTGATGTACTGCGCGCGCACCCCGTCGCGCTTCCGGTAGCGCACGACCAGCCAGAGGAAGACAGCCTGCACCAGCACGAACCAGAACACGATCACGATGTAGAAGATCAGGTCGAAGATGAAATCGACGTTCGCAGCGTAGCTCGAGATCGCGGGAACCCATTTCTCGATCATGCTCGCCTCATTGCCTCAGGATCACGAAGATGAAGGCCGCCGCGACCCAGACGATGATTCCGATTCCGGTTTGCACGAAGAGCCGCTTCGCCATGACGTCCGGTGGATAGGCCTTTCCCATGGCTACTCCGCTCCTCCGCTCGGGGCCGGTCCGGGCAGCGTCGCGATGTGCGCGAGCACGTCCTTGATCGCCTGCTCGTCGGCCAGAAGCATCGACATTCCCCGCATCGCCGCGCCCCCGACGTCGCGGGCATCGCTACCGCGGATGCCCTGCTGGTAATTCCGGATCTGCGTGAGTTGGTACCAGTCGCTCATATGACTCAGCGACGGCCCGCCGACCGCCTCGACCCCGTCGCCGTTCTGTCCATGACAGCCCGCGCAGGTCGCGTACAGAGCGGCGCCGCGCGCCGGATCGCCCCCGACCAGGATCGGTTCGGGACGGACCAGCGGAAGCGACGCGACGTAGATGGCCACCGACGAGACGTCGGCGTCGGTCTTGAGCCACTTCGCCATCGGCCGCATTCGCATTCCGCCGATGTCGTCGAAGTGCCTGGCGCGCACGCCGTCCTTGAAGTTGTGCAGCTGCTTCTCGAGATACCAGCGGCCCTGACCGGCGATCGAGGGCGCGAGGTAGAGCGCGTTTCCGGCACCCTCCGCGCCGTGACAGCGCGCGCAGAGCGAATACAGCTCGCGCCCGCGCTCGGCGTCCTGCGCATTCGCGGAGGCCGAAAGAAGCGTCCCGACGATCGCCAGGATCACGAGGCCCGGCCGGCGCATCATCCTACCCTCCCCCCCGGTTCCCCCACGGTCTCTCCCCCTGCGCCCGCGATGCCCGGCACCCGAGGGAATCGCAGCCGCTGTGTACCCGGTACGTCCACGTAGGTCAAGCGCGCGAGCGGTATGACCATGGCACTGGCGGATGAAAAAAGATTTTGCTTCAGCGCTCCCCACCGGTCTCGATCACGAGCCGGTAGTGCCGCTCCAGGCGCTCCGCCTGTAGAGCGATCGTGTGGTGCTCGAGGATACGCCTTCTCGCCGCCTTTCCGCGCGCCTGCCAGCGCGCCGGATCGCGCCAGAGATCGCAGTACGCGGCCGCGAGCGACTCCGGCGTCTCGTCGCAGAGCGCTCCCGTCTCGCCGTTCGAAACCGTCTCGGCCAGGATCCCGCGCCGACTCGCGATCGTCGGAATCTCCATGGACATGGTCTCGAGCACGGCGCGACAGGAGCCGTCCGATCCCGGCACGAGGAAGACCAGCGCGTCCATCAGCGCCAGCGTGTCCAGGTAGTCGTCGCTGCGGTACCCGGCCCGGACCACCGCGGACCCGAGACCGAGCTTCGCGACCGGCTCCTCGAGCACCTCGCGCGCGCGTGTGCCGCGTCCCACCACGAGAAGCCTGAGGCCGGGCGCCTGCCCTAGCGCCCGCGCGAGGGCATTCAGGATCAGCTCGACCTGACGGTGCGGCTGAAGCCTGGCCACGACGCCGATCACGCGCTGATCCGGTCCGAGACCGAGCTCGCGGCGCAGCGACTCCGGCGCAGCGCGAGGGGCGAAGCGACTCGCATCGACGACGCCGGGAACGACGCCCACGCGCTCGCGCGGACCTCCGAGGCGCGCCCGCGCCGACT
This DNA window, taken from Deltaproteobacteria bacterium, encodes the following:
- a CDS encoding SURF1 family protein, with amino-acid sequence MTGFRPARGLTILTMVCVLAFCSLGTWQVRRHLWRTADLAEKSARIALPAVELAEAEANPDDFAFRRTEVRGRFELADTILVGPVERGHALGARVFTPLRREGAAADAPRLLVDRGWIPQAETPRFMPPPSGESEVVTVRGLLLPLALREAVPGSREPRRTYFPRFSPDRPSLVAKLNSQIPYALVGAMVQSVENESGGFPIGEMARPVSPVDHRGYAITWFSVGALSLAAWVEYGRRRARELA
- a CDS encoding efflux RND transporter permease subunit — its product is MRSRIEAALFAFALAWPVPLSAAACPLCIAAQDEGVQIAYLGATAFMIALPLGLVGGFALWLRRRARQLADAEGH
- a CDS encoding caa(3)-type oxidase subunit IV, with protein sequence MAGHASHAEHTHHPNYVRIWAILLALLVVSVAGPMLGIKVVTLITAFGIAIVKAYLVVKNFMHIDVAPKLVTYMVLTMVLFMLLLFAGTAADVMESHGHHWSKPDWVAGTAGSSAPADAGHGSEEAH
- a CDS encoding cytochrome oxidase subunit III, translated to MPTGRLAVWWIIASEIVIFGGLLASYVMYRLAHDAFAEQAAHTNTWIGAFNTFVLLTSSLSAVLAHQAADAGDGPKAARLLQYTMGGGLIFITVKAFEWTSEIQHGFTIASNTFWSFYYTAAGIHAAHVIAGVVIMGFVANTARRNLELQRVELIGLYWHFVDIVWIFLFPLLYIAK
- a CDS encoding cytochrome c oxidase subunit I; translation: MFTGMALAIVGGFFSYVFRMQMAFPGMNVPGWGLVTPADYNMLVTNHGAIMIFWVAMPVLIAAFGNYLIPLMIGADDMVFPKINRLSYQIFLLSAVVLFVSFFVDGGGSAGAWTMYPPLMSKDEYSLTGTGSSVFLVAIALEFVAFLLGGINFVTTAMNARAPGMRYQDIPIVVWMIVIATVVFMASVGPLVAGAIMMLFDQQLGTAFFDPNRGGDPILWQHLFWFFGHPEVYVVLLPATGITAEIITVFSRKKLFAYMTVVNTAIATGILSFLVWAHHQFVAGIDPRMANIFTVTTLIISIPVAEMMFVYIATLYGGSITLATPMLWALGFIFTFLIGGVTGIFLGASGADIYLHDTYFVLAHFHYTFFPIAIIGAFAGITFWFPKMFGRHMNETLGKIHFWGTFFGFNELFIPLFITGVLGDHRRIFDYSNFPELTTPMMDGMRQFATISLIVMLGFQLVFLYNFLTSLVWGRKAEKNPWLANTLEWTTDSPPPHGNWPELPTVYRGPYEYSVPDRKDDFWPQNVPS
- a CDS encoding cytochrome c oxidase subunit II, translated to MIEKWVPAISSYAANVDFIFDLIFYIVIVFWFVLVQAVFLWLVVRYRKRDGVRAQYISGELAHEKKWISYPHYLVLLCDVVILVAAIRVWYIVKQDMPPTDETVRIVAQQWAWSFVHAGADGRLDTPDDIRTVDDLHLQVGKTYEFKLESRDVIHSFSVPVFRLKQDAIPGRVVTGWFKPIATGEHDIQCAEICGFGHGLMPGRIVIETPEAHVAWIASHGPSGAGE
- a CDS encoding c-type cytochrome — protein: MMRRPGLVILAIVGTLLSASANAQDAERGRELYSLCARCHGAEGAGNALYLAPSIAGQGRWYLEKQLHNFKDGVRARHFDDIGGMRMRPMAKWLKTDADVSSVAIYVASLPLVRPEPILVGGDPARGAALYATCAGCHGQNGDGVEAVGGPSLSHMSDWYQLTQIRNYQQGIRGSDARDVGGAAMRGMSMLLADEQAIKDVLAHIATLPGPAPSGGAE
- a CDS encoding glycosyltransferase family 4 protein — translated: MRILQLTSDWKWTGPAEPLVHAVVGLRARGHVVDAAFPEPPAGHAGALLERAGERGVEPAHVLVRQQGFVPLRDGAEVRRLRAFLRARDHEIVHAQHARGHLLARLAARGTRARVVSSWSHGDPLPSGFWNRWLYGPRGCDGLTVLSERLAESARARLGGPRERVGVVPGVVDASRFAPRAAPESLRRELGLGPDQRVIGVVARLQPHRQVELILNALARALGQAPGLRLLVVGRGTRAREVLEEPVAKLGLGSAVVRAGYRSDDYLDTLALMDALVFLVPGSDGSCRAVLETMSMEIPTIASRRGILAETVSNGETGALCDETPESLAAAYCDLWRDPARWQARGKAARRRILEHHTIALQAERLERHYRLVIETGGER